One genomic segment of Cololabis saira isolate AMF1-May2022 chromosome 22, fColSai1.1, whole genome shotgun sequence includes these proteins:
- the gjd4 gene encoding gap junction delta-4 protein has product MGSSPSEVLFISVNHSITLMGKVWFIVMVFLRILVLVFAGYPLYQDEQERFVCNTIQPGCANVCYDLFSPVSLFRFWLVQLITLCLPYIIFVIYVLHKVSRSLSSALDSPGRSQPSPQFKLQRESWPLGTFTGAYVVQLLFRTLLEAGFGAAHHYLFGFYIPRRFLCQHAPCTTQVDCYISRPTEKTVMLSFMLGMSALCLFLNILDFICAAKRSVKQKSRRKMMVERMFSEEQCFLSAGACRAADPDSSLPPPDPEVQAGKTGSFRKRCSSAGHPDCNAARADGCSLSPEEPLERNGSEVALCPREATPTPRSIRVNKRCRLKPPPPPRRDQAPPSGRPADLAGDDATAVCIKRVGHYTLVELNKDEDGPEKRSEWV; this is encoded by the exons ATGGGATCAAGTCCTTCAGAGGTCCTCTTCATCTCCGTCAACCACAGCATCACCTTGATGG GAAAGGTGTGGTTCATCGTGATGGTGTTCCTCCGTATCCTGGTCCTGGTGTTTGCCGGCTACCCTCTGTACCAGGACGAGCAGGAGAGGTTCGTCtgcaacaccatccagcccggCTGCGCCAACGTGTGCTACGACCTGTTCTCCCCCGTCTCCCTGTTCCGCTTCTGGCTGGTGCAGCTCATCACCCTGTGTCTCCCCTACATCATCTTCGTCATCTACGTGCTCCATAAGGTCTCACGCTCTCTGTCCTCGGCCCTGGACTCCCCTGGACGCAGCCAGCCGTCTCCTCAGTTCAAGCTCCAGCGGGAGTCATGGCCCCTGGGAACCTTCACCGGGGCCTACGTGGTGCAGCTGCTCTTCAGGACGCTGCTGGAGGCCGGCTTCGGCGCGGCTCACCACTACCTCTTCGGCTTCTACATCCCCAGGAGGTTCCTGTGCCAGCACGCCCCCTGCACCACCCAGGTGGACTGCTACATCTCCAGGCCCACCGAGAAGACGGTCATGCTCAGTTTCATGCTGGGCATGTCCGCCCTGTGCCTCTTCCTCAACATCCTGGACTTCATTTGCGCCGCCAAGCGCTCGGTGAAGcagaagagccggaggaagatgATGGTGGAGAGGATGTTCTCGGAGGAGCAGTGTTTTCTCTCGGCCGGGGCCTGCAGGGCGGCCGACCCCGACTCCTCTCTCCCTCCGCCGGATCCGGAGGTGCAAGCTGGGAAAACGGGGAGTTTCAGGAAGAGGTGCAGCTCCGCCGGACACCCGGACTGCAACGCCGCCAGAGCCGACGGCTGCTCCCTCTCCCCTGAGGAGCCTCTGGAGAGGAACGGCAGCGAGGTGGCGCTGTGCCCGCGGGAGGCCACGCCGACGCCCCGGTCCATCCGGGTTAACAAGCGCTGCAGGCTCAAGCCCCCCCCTCCGCCCAGGCGGGACCAGGCCCCGCCCTCGGGGCGGCCCGCAGACTTGGCCGGGGATGATGCAACGGCCGTCTGTATAAAGAGGGTGGGTCACTACACGCTGGTGGAGCTGAACAAGGATGAAGACGGGCCAGAGAAGAGATCCGAGTGGGTGTGA